One Carassius auratus strain Wakin chromosome 16, ASM336829v1, whole genome shotgun sequence genomic window carries:
- the LOC113116189 gene encoding cholecystokinin, giving the protein MNAGICVCVLLAALSTSSCLSLPAVSEDGGQSDLGIVMEHTRHTRAAPSSGQLSLLSKAEDDEEPRSSLTELLARIISTKGTYRRSPSPKSKSMGNNHRIKDRDYLGWMDFGRRSAEEYEYSS; this is encoded by the exons ATGAACGctggaatctgtgtgtgtgtgctgctggcTGCCCTCTCCACCAGCAGCTGCCTTTCTCTCCCCGCAGTCTCAGAAGATGGGGGGCAGTCTGATCTCGGGATCGTAATGGAACACACACGCCACACCCGTGCAGCACCCTCCAGTGGACAACTCAGCCTGCTGTCCAAAGCAGAGGATGATGAAGAGCCCCGCAGCAGTTTGACTGAACTACTGGCCAGAATCATCTCCACAAAAG GTACATATCGCAGAAGCCCCTCCCCAAAAAGCAAGTCCATGGGCAACAATCACAGAATAAAGGACAGAGATTACTTGGGATGGATGGATTTTGGCCGACGGAGCGCAGAGGAGTATGAATACTCCTCGTAA